Sequence from the Nymphaea colorata isolate Beijing-Zhang1983 chromosome 9, ASM883128v2, whole genome shotgun sequence genome:
GCTGACGTGAATTATGAAGGATGACAGAGgatttatgaaaaacaaaaggcagGTAGCCTGAATGTATGATCCACGTTGAGAGCAAGGGTGTAACAGGTATTTCGCTCCTCAGGTGATATTTTTTTACGTTGGATTGGAGGAAAGCCAAAGCTTGGCTGTGTGCAATTAATGAAATGTTGATCTGTTGTGAAATGTACAAAAACTTGAAGCCgtatttcaaattttaggtaAAGGGTGGGCCCGTTTGCAACTTtgccttttgtttctttgaagAAAGATTGGTGTTATGTTTTTGTCTATGATTACAAAAACTTTAGGCAAATCTGATTTTTCGGCCCGTTTGATGGAATCATTTTCCTTGGAAAACATATATTCTTTTGgtacaaaatctgatttttcggCCCGTTTGATGGAATCATTTTCCTTGGGAAATGCATATTCTTTTGgtacaaaatctgatttttgggCCCGTTTGATTGAATCATTTTCCTTGAAAAACGTATATTCTTTTTTGTACATGAAAGCCCGAGAAGTGTTAAACTCAAGAGGACGGAATTTAATAAATTAAAGCAAGCTCTTAATTGGCATTCGTTGACAAGAACAGCCAAAAAGCATcctatgcctcaatgatttgGGCGTTACTCCATATGACATTCAAATTTTAGTCTAGAACACCAGAATCCAATGAGTtggattttataagaaaatctGAATCGGATAccatttgaataaaattttgcTTGTCGCATTTTTCTTGCCAAATATGTTCTCTGTCCGCTGGTGAAAGTTTGAATCCGGTATGTATTTTGCACACCTCACTCTGattctggatccaaatctgattagaGACTATCCAAACAATTAAATCTGGCATTGGATACACTGAGTTTCAAATCAACACCCTATTAGAAACTCTTTGGTTTCCAAACAAAATCCTTCATTTGAGTTATTAGCAATTGAACTTTAACATGCCAAATCTCCGTAAAATGCAAAATTGTATTGGAATTGGTATTtcgataaaaaataaaaccatttcTCGATCTTTTATGattgtgaaatttttgtttgcaATCTCTTAAAGGatgtagcataactggtcgggCAGAGGTACTTATCATTTTGGGGATCTTTATGAATATTCGGATTAGAATTCAATGGTTGCATTAGAATCAAAGTGGGTAATGTGCAAAACTAAGTTATGGGCTAATTATATTACGATTTGGGtgtaaatgatattttttttactgaCTTTAAATTAATTTGGGCTAAATCAAATTAAATTGGACGTGGTATTGCCAAGATCTGACCCGTTTACCccttaaaatatatttctttcaaaataagCGAACATTTTAGTGGTTGGTATTCCATTTAATCAGTAAGGGCATTCTAGTCGTTTTATGTACGAACATTTTAGTGGTTGTAGGCAGTCCAATACTAAAACATGATTTGCGTTAAGTGTATCTTTAGGAGGCATTTGCTAATAGAAACACtatagtgttttataaatcttgtCTGTCTCCAAAATTAGGACAAGTGCATTCTTTAAATATACtttaatctttaaaaaaaaaaaatcatgaaacacTAACATGGTATTCCGGTTACCAGATGCCCCCAAATAATGCCGGGCTATTCTTATACATAGTTTAGTCTCGACAGTCATTTATATGGTTTGTCAGTATATTCTCATCAATGGAATTACAACTTAATACGATCAAATGTGTCACGATGATGGCATGAGAAAAAGAAGTTGGTGACCTTTGACTTTGACCGGGCGGTGAGGCAACCCCTCCCTTACCAGAAACCAATTGAATTTACCATCTATAATATAGAGGCATAATTTTACAATATACGCTGCCCTACCAATTTTGATGGTAGATTTTTTAAACATATCCAAACGCATAAATTgacatacaaataaaaaatggaggAGAAAGCGTGTTTTAGATTCATGGATTAAGATTTCCCCATCCTTTGGAATCATAGTCGAATTTGAGAGAACTAGAAGGCCATTACTTTTTTCCTATGGActccaaacaaaattttagtttttatataGCCTTTAACATTTGAGTGCCATTGTGGATAGGTGTGATTCAAAATAAGTGAAGCTAAAATAGAATAGGGTTTCTGTTAGATGGTGCTAAGTGTGTTTCATCGTCGCAGTTGAAATGCCTTAATTTATATGTTCATTACTGGGTATGCTTCCACGTGTTTTTCTGTGTATTGAAAATTTACCATAAGAAAGGATGGAGGGAGACCTTAAGGGTTTTACACGAATGagaatgcaattttttttagattaatgtattgaagaaactgaaatcaTTTAGGCTAAGAGACTAACATTTTAGTGTTAActtaaggaaaataaaaaaaactgaaaaaaattataaaacataaGTTTATGTTTGACAGctatttggaaaaatattttctcttatttaaaaattaaaaggtaCCTATCTGAAGTTGTCTTAAAGTTTGACAGACTAAGTGAAAATGTTCGCATGTATAAAATGGGGACCTGGTTCTTCCCCCGTCTTAGGGTGAGTTTCGGGGAAAGACGTTctgctccctccctccctcccaaaTTTCGCGCGAGAAAAAGCCCTAGGAGATCCATaactctctctcttgctttttgGAACATTGAGGACAATGCGGGGCCAAGATTTTATCAACACCATCATCCCTGATGAGCTTCTCATCGAGATTTTCCGGCATCTAGACGGTCGGAAATCTCACCGAGATGCGTGCTCTCTCGTCTGCAAGAGATGGCACAGGCTCGAGAGCGACACGCGCGACACGATCCGAATCGGCGCGTCGGGTAGCCCGGACGCTTGTACATCCGTCCTGGTGAAGCGATTCGTTGATCTAAGAAATGTGTTCATCGATGAGAGGCTGCCTGTATCCCTCCAATTTCAGACGGGGTTTCCCCTCCGGAGCCAGCGTCTTCGTGACTATGCCGGTTATCGGCAATTTAGATCGGTAATTCCCGGCCTTGGTTAAGTTTCTTCGCGGATTGTGAACTTCTTTTACCGCCTCTTTGGCAATGCAGATCGATAGCCCCGATTTTTGGAATGTAATTGGGGCACTTGTGGTGAAGGGTTATTGGGTTTAATCTGTAACGGCAttgttcttttggtttttttgtgACCAAACTTCGGTTGAATTGGACTGTCTAGAACCAATTAACAGTAGCCATGGGAATGATGTCATATACGAACCACTGTTTTGGGCGGAACTTAAAGAACCTGTGTTTCTTTACGAATGGTAAATTGCCTGCGGATATTAGATTGTTGGGTGATTATGGATAACTTTTAAATGCCCTTACTAATCTGCCTCTCTCACGAGTAGATCAGTGCAGTAACCTGCAGATCTTTTGAATAAACTGTTTTCCAGATGGTCCATGTCTTGCGTTTTGTATGACATGACTAGTTAAAGTCTATATGACATGACTAGTTAAACTCTGTCATAAACTTGAAACAAGAGAGAGCGCCATATATGTGACTGGAAAACTCTGTTCCGATCGATAAGCGATGTTTCGGACTTTTGCCATTATTTCTTTTCCCAACAATATGTCAAAAAATATTGCTTGacatattttttcatgtgcAGAGAATAGCTCGAAGGAATGTTAACAAAGGACCTGGTTCTTCAAAACTACGGTATACAGCAGAAAATAGTGGATCCGAGTCTGAGCTTGAACTTTGCAGTTTATCTGATGCAGGATTGGCAGCTCTTGGAAGAGGCTGCCCCAAACTTGAAAAGTTAAGCTTAATATGGTGTTCAGCTGTGACAAGTGATGGTTTGAATTCCATAGCAGGAAATTGCAGACACTTAAAAGCTTTGGATCTGCAGGTTGTCCCTCTCATGCTCACTTATAACTGCACATAGTTTGTAGCTCGAGTAATTCTGGATTTAttacaattttgttttttgcgaAGCATTCTTAAACTATGCTAAGCTACTTTGCATTTACTTTGCTGTAGTTGTTGGTGCTTCACATCATATCTATATTCTGGTAGTTGTTGCTTAGCGTCCACGTTGGCTAACTCCCTATGTCATATTAGGTGAAGGTGCTGAAGCGCCACTATGgagttttttcattaaaaattggCTATTTGAAGCTTATGAGTTGTAGCAAGTTCTTATTTACTTCCTAAAGTTGCAATTTTTTCACAAGGTTTTCTTGACACCTTTCTCATTTCCGAATGTTCAGGGTTGCTATGTGGGAGATCATGGCCTTGCTGCTATAGGCCAGTTCTGCAAGAACCTTGAAGATTTGAACTTGCGCTTTTGTGAAGGTGTAACCGATAAAGGCTTGATTGAGTTAGCTGTTGGTGTTGGGAAGTCATTGAAGAGTATTGGTGTTGCAACTTGTGCAAAAATAACAGATACCTCATTGGAGATTATCGGTTCTCATTGTCCCAATCTTGAGAGCCTCTCTTTGGACTCAGAAGGCATCAGAGACCAAGGTGTGGTTGCTATAGCCCAAGGATGTCCATCCTTGAAGTCCTTAAGGCTGCAATGCGTAAATGTTACAGATAATACTTTGCAAGCCGTTGGTACCTACTGTTCGTCATTGGTTTTGTTGGCCTTGAACAGCTTCCAGAAGTTCACTGACAGGTATGGTGGTGATAtcagtttaaactttaaagatttCTCAGAGTTTGATGGATTTGTATACTGATATTGcttcatatgaaaatttaattttagttTCATGAGTAACTCTTGAGAGAGATCACCATCATGTACAAGAAGTAGTACAATTGTTCGAGCACATAAAATATTAGCTTGTGGTTCTTATACATCAGGATTTCTATAAGCTCGGAGTATATAGATCATTCAATGTGGCTTGCCCTCGTGTCATCAATACATAAAGAGCTATCTTTACTACGTGTCACTTGTACCATAGGTGGAACTTGACGTATCTTTTCTAAAAGGGATTTCTCATAGTTCAACATTTTCTTCATATCATCATGTGGAAGGGCTAAATTTACCCTTGCTGCATTTTCTGTCGTCTAGGTGAACGTTTTGTTTTTAGGCCTTTGGCTTTTGTGTTAGGTTGTAGGTGGTTGATCTCCATCTTTTGCCACTTATGAATCCACTTATATCTTAAAGTAGTTACCTTTTGAAATTTactcattttgatttttatcaGCCtctgattttcattttcatctcatttaaGTTTCTCATGGCGTATTTTAGTCTACCTATGTTTTGGTCATTGCTTGCAAGTTGCAGGGCTAAGGTTAGTGTATTCTGGTCGTTTTGAGCTAAAAGGTAGTCAGGACTTTTTGGGTAAACATGCAcatatttcatcattttcatcagTGTAATTTACTTTAGTGCCACGGTCTTTTAATTCCGTTTAACAGAAGTATGTCTTGCAGGAGCCTCTTTGCCATCGGGAGTGGGTGTAAGAAACTTAATGTTCTTACTTTGAGTGATTGCTATTTCTTGAGTGACAAAAGCCTTGCTGCTATCGCCACTGGCTGTAGAGAGCTCACACGTCTTGAAGTAAATGGTTGCCACAACATAGGAACTTCTGGACTTGAAGCTATTGGCAGGTCTTGCAGGTATCCTTTTTTCTTCAACCAGTTATGGTTCTTTGAAAGTCTGTCGGAAATGTATGGTACTGCTTGGTCTCTAGCTCTCATTAGTTTGATGCtgtcagagagagagacctaCACCTGCAACCTGCAACGTTACACAGATTGTAGAGCTATTTTATTTACTGGATCAGGTactaggatatatatatatatatatatatatattaaatccATTCAATACAATTTGGATTAAGATCCAGAGTTGGGTATTGTTTGCTTTACAGATTTAGATCTCGTGCATGATCCATCCATTTGTATTTGTAGGTGAAACAGTTCATTTCAAAGCCTTAACAAAATGCtcaatgacatttttttctgatttagtACTAATCATGTGCATATAAAGCTCTCCTGAAATGACATATAACATATTTTGTTCTCTAATCAATGATCTTATGTACCTGATTCTTTCAGGATCAGTGGATCGACtaatttcttatgaaaaaaattgtagggGACTATCAGAACTTGTTCTTATGTATTGTCAAAGGATCAGTGATGATGCACTTCTTGAAGTTGGACGTGGTTGTTCATTGTTGCAAGCTTTAGAGCTGGTAGACTGTTCAAGCATAGGGGATGCTGCAATATGCAACATTGCTCAGGGATGCAAGAACTTGAAGAAACTTCACGTTCGACGTTGTTATGAGGTTGTGTTTGGTGCATCACTCtattgaatatttatttttcgTTTCTGACTATCAATGTCTTGTTGGTTTACACTAATAAAGCATTCCTGATAGAATACAATTAAATTGGGACTAACCTTTTGTTACATACTACCATCTTGATGCACTGCCAACTGTCTCTATCGTAGATCCGATCCTTTTCTTAACCCCCTAAGACTGCTATCAAGATTAAGGTCATTTAGTTGCCTTTGTGTTAGAATTAGTTAACATGTACTCCAACCTTCTGATCTTAGCCTGAGTCCCCCAAGGAAGACTTTTGGGTGCATTATGTAGGTGAAATTGACTTATCCTGCTTACTACTTGGCACAGCAACAGTAACTACGAACGTTCATTTAGTAAACTGTAATATTTTGATATGCAGATGGAAGCCGGAGAGCCAATTTAATATTATGTTTACTTTTGAGAGATGGTTCCTGCAGGGTAGACAGAATGTTGGACTAGTTGGAAATGAAGTTGGATGGCCTTTGAAGACAGTTTGACTTCTGTACTCGAGCAGCAATTATGAATGCCTTCCTAAGTTTTTCTATACAATAAAGGAAATAAAGGGTTAGTCAAGCTGTGACTATTATGGAGTGTAGAACTTCATGTCAGTATTGGAAGTTAAGTTTGTCAGGAACTGGGTTCTCTAGTCGTTTGAAATTGGGATTTTAGGCACTTAGTTCTTGTAGGTCTTACTTACTAAAAGAAGTGCAACCAATATGACAAAGTAACCAGCAACATGTTCCTCCTTCCATGAAATTGAACTAAATTTATGTTTgtctaaataaatatattcaagTTTAGAAGAATCAACTGGTAAATGGAACTTTCCTATCCTTAAACCCAATTTCAGATTTAAGGTAAAAATGAAGcttaatttctgattttggttCCTGAATGTTGTTGAATGGTTCATGTTTTTCCTGGATGTGGAAAGATGTGGGACCTCTTTGTCACAAAGAATCTATGAATTTGACCAGTCCTGAATTTGGTGCATGCAAACTATGCATCTCTTACCTCTGGAAATTTCTATGTAGTCAAAAGTGTGGATGGGTGCTCACCTATGCCCATCTAGTGCTCTTATTTTCACAGAAATTCACGAGATTGGGGGAATGCCTGGGCACAAAAATGTGCATATTTTGGATAATCTACAGAAGCTAATTTGTACCATGAAATTGGTTCTGAACCATGTCTTCCTGGCCAATCATGAATCTGGACAATAAAAATGTCTGAACATGTACATCAATTttgttttgcaagaaaaagtaCTTGATCCTAGACAATCCAGCTTTTCAGCTCTTTTAGTGTAGTATCTATAGGGGGTTATATGCATCAAAGGATGTCGTGATCTGACCGATCTAATGATGCACAGGCTTCGCTACTAGATGATTAAAATtcagacatcaataaaattggAACTATATGGAGAAAAGGTCTTAGTTGTCCCTTTACTAGTATCCTTGATGTCATTGATTTTTGTTGCTTCGGCAAAGTTTGAGTTAATTCTGGTGTTgcatttattttgctttctgcAGATTGGAGACAAGGGCATCATTGCAATTGGTGAGAATTGTAAGCTTTTGAGAGATCTTAGCCTCAGATTCTGTGACAGGTGAAAAGTTTTCTTGTGTTATTAGATATTGAACATCTAAATGGAGAACTGCATATGAATTGTGTAGAccatttcttcttcatttctgcATGCATTTTAGTTTctcaaaaatggtttttttgctttttttttttaactaaaaaggTAAGGTCATGTTGTTATGCATTTTCCCGTTGAAGTGGACTATAGTGAGTCACAATATGTAAAGAATTTGGATTGTTCCTATGACAATTGATCTAAGTTTGCAAATGACAGCTCAAAAAATTGTAGCAACCTTTACATGAGGTTATATCAGCCAGTGCCTTTCTATTCTGGTATAGGCTCTTACTAAAAGGATGTAGGCAAATTTGTGGAAACATAAACACGGATCAATTCCTCTGATTTTCTAGAGCTTGTGAAGTTCTTTTATTTGGACGAGAACAATTAATTGCAAATAAATTGATCGTATGATGATCTTCAAACTTCAGCCTACTGAATCGGAACCCTTGACATCTGCAGATAGTcctctttttgctttttaatgACTTggcctttccctttttttgtttttgtttttctcttatgaGTCAACTTTAATCTTGAGgaataatttcaaatttctcATTGAATACAGATGTAACATTAATCTGCTCATTGTATGTGGCAGGATTGGTGACGATGCCTTGATTGCTATTGGACGTGGATGCTCACTTCAGTTGTTGAATGTCAGTGGTTGTCATCAAATTGGGGATATTGGAGTTACCGCAATTGCCAAGGGCTGCCCTGAGTTGGTATCTTTGGACATCAGTGTATGCCAGgcatgctttctctctctctagtgcATGTTGACGATTCTATGTTTATTGTTTTATTCGCATTAATTTGAAATTAAGAGATGTAAAATCTAACCAGTTATTTATTATATGCAGACTGTAGGTGATATGGCTTTGGCTGCATTGGGTGAGGGTTGCCCATTACTTAAAGAGATAGTGTTGTCTCATTGTCGAAAGGTTACCGACATTGGTTTGTCTCACCTTGTGAAACGTTGCTCGGTACTGGAATCTTGTCACATGGTTTACTGCCCATCAATAACCTCAGCTGGGGTTGCTACTGTAGTTTCTAGCTGTCTTAACATAAAGAAGGTACTCGTTGAGAAGTGGAAAGTTAGTCAAAGAACACGGAGGCGAGCTGCCCCTGTTTTAGCAGACTTGTGTTCAGAGTTGTGACTAACGTAGGCTGAGCTTTCATTTGGCTGTGATGTTCAATAAAGATTCAGATCCAGAACAAAGTTTCAGTGGGAAggattaatttttctttatgcaACCAAAAGGAGTTGACGACTGTTGAAGCTTAATGTGGAGAACCTCACAAAATCCCTAACCAATCTGCAGCCGCTGTTCCATGTGGTCACCACGGACAGGCTGCTTGTCAGCTTGGCTTCTTATGTAGATTGCCAATGTAAATTTGCTTCCTGTCAAAGCGTGTGGGATGATGCTCCTAGATTCATCTAGCGTGAATTAAAGGGTGAATTCATTTGCAGTGGAACTATTGAAAATTGCAAGTAAACATCATTTCTCTGTGAAGGCGTGGGACGAATTGAAGGCTTCCAGTATCGCCACATACCTTGGTCTCCTTGTTCGAGAAATTCAACGGTGGTCCACAAAATCAACCTTCAGGGTTACTGGTTCTCGTGTAAGTCTTGAGCTTTGAGGAGGGGTAGTATGCTTCTTAAGCTGAGgtgtatttttctttcaactgtaTATGTTAAATGGTTTCTTTCTAGCAGTTGGATTCCAACTTTGTCAGTTGTATATGTTCATTAACACTTATCTAATAATAATTTCTGCGGCTTTTTGTTTGGAAGATATGggcttattgtcattttgatgctcTTCAATTTTCATACGGCAGAACCATGCCATCACGGGAAGAAACATGAAAGCGGCCATTGACTCTTTGTGAAGCAAGTGCTTGCTTAACTTAGAGGTCATGAAAGGAAGGACTTATCCTCAAGCTATTCCTCACTTCCTCCAGCTTTTACTTAATTGGCATGTGACTTCTCTCATGGGAAAGAATCGAGAGTCAGGGTCATCTTAAGTTTGTGATTTGGGGGAAGAATTGTTAGTCATCTTAAATGTCTCTTCTTCTGACATATGAGCTTCTCTCCTGTACCATTTTCTCCTAGAAATGGAAAGCAAGAACGAGCAATCCAACTTGATGGGTATTTGCCACAAGttcctcaattcattttccCGGGGCTCGGCATTCAGGTGGCTGCGTCACATTCGGAACGAGTCTAGTCATTGCAACTCAAAGCTGATGCCCGTTGCACGTTGTGAAGGAAGCACAATGGTTGTAGCCACGAATGCTGCGACATGTGATGGCGACCTTGGGAATGAAATAATAGTGGGACAAGGGATTCATATGGTGTCTCAGAATGATTTGCATTCTGAAATGGAAGATGAGCCATATTTAGTATCACACGAAGAGGCCTCTTCTGCCTCCCATCCTGTGAAAGAGAAGTCATGTGACAAGGATGCCGCGCTTGCTGACCAAATGACGCTGGTGAGTGCAGGAATGGCAAATTCAGCAACACACATCGAGAGCCACGTTGAAGAAAACGGTGAGTCACATTTGAAAGATGAGGAGGCCATGACCAATTCTGCTATTAATGAAGTTCAGCCAAAGAAGAATCACCTACACTCTAGTTTACAACCGGCTGATACACCAAACAATCAGTGTGAAAATGCGGGAGGAGATTCTCTTACTCAGCTGAAAAATGGGCCACTCAGAGAGCAATCTACCTTGCACGATGACAAACGAGACAGAGGCTCAGACTCGGGGTTCACAGATAATGTCATGGAAGCAAAGATAAGAGAAAA
This genomic interval carries:
- the LOC116260464 gene encoding F-box/LRR-repeat protein 4; translation: MRGQDFINTIIPDELLIEIFRHLDGRKSHRDACSLVCKRWHRLESDTRDTIRIGASGSPDACTSVLVKRFVDLRNVFIDERLPVSLQFQTGFPLRSQRLRDYAGYRQFRSRIARRNVNKGPGSSKLRYTAENSGSESELELCSLSDAGLAALGRGCPKLEKLSLIWCSAVTSDGLNSIAGNCRHLKALDLQGCYVGDHGLAAIGQFCKNLEDLNLRFCEGVTDKGLIELAVGVGKSLKSIGVATCAKITDTSLEIIGSHCPNLESLSLDSEGIRDQGVVAIAQGCPSLKSLRLQCVNVTDNTLQAVGTYCSSLVLLALNSFQKFTDRSLFAIGSGCKKLNVLTLSDCYFLSDKSLAAIATGCRELTRLEVNGCHNIGTSGLEAIGRSCRGLSELVLMYCQRISDDALLEVGRGCSLLQALELVDCSSIGDAAICNIAQGCKNLKKLHVRRCYEIGDKGIIAIGENCKLLRDLSLRFCDRIGDDALIAIGRGCSLQLLNVSGCHQIGDIGVTAIAKGCPELVSLDISVCQTVGDMALAALGEGCPLLKEIVLSHCRKVTDIGLSHLVKRCSVLESCHMVYCPSITSAGVATVVSSCLNIKKVLVEKWKVSQRTRRRAAPVLADLCSEL